Within Flagellimonas maritima, the genomic segment GGGGAAGTGTTTTGATCAAAAAGGGGGAAACCGTTTTAATTGCAGCAGCGAGCAAATCGATTGAATTAATCGCCGAAAAGGCTAAACTTTTAGAAGTTACCATTTAATAGTACATTTGAAAAAACATTGATATGGCAAATATTCGTGATTTAAAAAAGGATATCAATTTTGTTTTAGGGGATATAATAGAAGCTGTCTATTTATGGGAAGCAGGTTCTGACAATAAAGAATCCAAAGAAGGTTCCATTATAATTGACAAAGCCATTTCCGTGTTCGACGAACTAATGGATAAAGTCCACAAAAAAGACGTGGAAAACAACAAGTCTCACTTTAAGGAAATTCGAGCAGAGTTGGAAAAAAAAGCCACAGAACTCGTCGAGGACCTGAACAGTCTAGCCAATTAGCCAATTATTTACCTAGATAGTCTTTGAATGCTTTACCGTATTTTGATGCTCCAACCTCTGGAGTGAGAACACGATATACCGAATCCAAGTATTTTGGATTTGCATCCTTTGCTTCAGTCAACATAATATAGGGAGTAACGTAAGAATCTCCGTTATTTATTCCAAAATTTAATGCATATCTGTATCTGCTGATCAGGTTGCGATCCATCAATTTCTGAAGTGAGTCCAAAGCAACAGAGTCTTCTCTAAATTCAGGCAACATGGCTTTTTGTGTGATTTCAAGTTCTTTGATGTTAAAATTTGAAATCATGGAATTGAATTCCATTAGTTTTTCATGGGTTTTAGAACCTTCAATTTTTGCATTTAAGTCAAAGGTGTTCCAAGAGGTATTGATTTTTATTTCACCGGGCTCACCAAAAAATGTTATTCTATCATTTAAATCATTTTGGTCCTCTTTTTCTAAGTATAGGTAAAAAATTTCTGGACTCTCAACTTCATGCGAAAACGTAAACGAGGCGTCCCCTTTCATTCTAACAGAATCAAGCACGACCAGTGTTGAATCACTAAAGTGCTGCAAGAACAGAGTTCCTTTTTTCAAACCTTTTATATTTCCTGAAACGGTCATCGTATTTTTTGTTTCAGTTTCACAGGAAGAAATCATCAATCCAAGTATGAGTACAAATAAAATCTTTTTCATGGTTAAAATTTAGCGTGGCAAATATCAATAATCTTGGGCGAAAAATTAAACTTTGGATGCTACTTCCATTAGTAAAGCACATAAATAAGCTCCGGCTGTTCCAACTACGTATCCAAAAACTGCCAAAAGTATTCCCACAGAAGTCAAAGAGGGATGAAATTCTGCAGCAACTACGGGTGCGGAAGCAGCTCCGCCCACATTTGCCTGACTTCCAACGGCCAAGAAAAAGTAAGGGGCTTTTATCAATTTCGCCACAAGAATCAGAAGTCCTGCATGTATGGTTATCCAAACTAAACCAATGGCTATCAAACCTGGGTTTTCCATAACCCGTCCCAAATCCATTTTCATTCCAATGGTAGCTACCAAAATATAGATGAACATGCCACCTATTTTACTGGCCCCGGCCCCTTCATAATTTTTGGCTTTGGTAAAGGAAAGCCCTATGCCGAATGCTGTTGCAAAGACAACCATCCAAAGAAATTTGGAGCCTAAGGAAGACAATATTTTTTCCTTGTTTCGTATTACTTCAAAATTACTTTCTAAAAATTCGGCAAAATGAAATCCCAATAAATGTGCTATCCCTACGCCGGCAAAGGCATATAAAAGCATCATCATAAAGTCATGTAGTGAAGTTACCCTGGCAATCTTTGCGGTATGGCTAGATACTTTTTGCTTTAGTTCTTCAATGGAAGAGGTATCAGCTTTTAACCATTTATCAATTTTTTTTGTTTTTCCTATACCCAATAACAAAATGGCCATCCAAATATTGGCAACTACAATATCGATTAAAACCATGCCGCCATACTTCTCTTGATTGTATTGAAAGACCTCTAACATTGCAGCTTGATTGGCGCCTCCACCGATCCAACTCCCTGCAATCGTTGCAAGACCTCTCCAAACAGCATCAAAATCATTTCCTCCAACGGTTTCAGGAGAAAAAATGGAGACAATCAAGATGGCCAACGGACCGCCGATAACAATTCCGGCGGTTCCCGTTAGAAACATGATCAGGGCTTTGGAACCTAGATTTATTATTGCTTTTAAATCAATGCTTAATGTCATCAAAATTAATGC encodes:
- a CDS encoding DUF4369 domain-containing protein, which encodes MKKILFVLILGLMISSCETETKNTMTVSGNIKGLKKGTLFLQHFSDSTLVVLDSVRMKGDASFTFSHEVESPEIFYLYLEKEDQNDLNDRITFFGEPGEIKINTSWNTFDLNAKIEGSKTHEKLMEFNSMISNFNIKELEITQKAMLPEFREDSVALDSLQKLMDRNLISRYRYALNFGINNGDSYVTPYIMLTEAKDANPKYLDSVYRVLTPEVGASKYGKAFKDYLGK
- a CDS encoding DUF819 domain-containing protein, with product MNQLPFTEDTVIFGLLCLCLGFVFYTSSIKTGFWKKFYGIVPTVLMCYLLPAILASTGIINERESQTYYIASRYLLPAALILMTLSIDLKAIINLGSKALIMFLTGTAGIVIGGPLAILIVSIFSPETVGGNDFDAVWRGLATIAGSWIGGGANQAAMLEVFQYNQEKYGGMVLIDIVVANIWMAILLLGIGKTKKIDKWLKADTSSIEELKQKVSSHTAKIARVTSLHDFMMMLLYAFAGVGIAHLLGFHFAEFLESNFEVIRNKEKILSSLGSKFLWMVVFATAFGIGLSFTKAKNYEGAGASKIGGMFIYILVATIGMKMDLGRVMENPGLIAIGLVWITIHAGLLILVAKLIKAPYFFLAVGSQANVGGAASAPVVAAEFHPSLTSVGILLAVFGYVVGTAGAYLCALLMEVASKV